The window CACCCAGTTGGGCCAGCCGCCGGTAGGCAGGGCGCCCTCGTACTGGCGAATGTAGTCGCCGATGACGCGGGCGTTCCAGGGCAGGTTGATGAGCTGGAAGTTGAACGGCATGTGGCACTCGTCGCCGTCGCCGTAATAGGTCACCAGTTGTTCCACCGGCAGGTAGATTTCGCCGACCATCATGCGCTCGTCGTACTCGTCCAGCACGGCCCGCATCTGCCTGATCAGATCGTGGATGCCCTCGACCCCGGCGGTGTAGATGTGCTGGATGCGGTCGAACGGCCGCGCGTCGGCCGCGGCGTGGGGGTTGGCCGGCTCGTCGCGGAATTGCTCATCCTTCAGCATCAACCAGATCACGTCCACACGAAAGCCGTCGACGCCGCGGTCGAGCCAGAAGCGCATGTTGTCGAGCATGGCCGGCAGCACCTCCGGGTGGCGGTAGTTCAGTTCCGGCTGGCTGCGGTGGAACTGGTGCATGTAGAACTGGCCGGTGGCGGCGTCGTAGGTCCAGGCGTCGCCGCCGAAGTGGGTTTGCCAATTGTTGGGCAGGCGCGTCTCCGGCGGGCCGTCGCCGGGGGCCGGGTCGCGCCAGAGGTAATAGTCGCGCTTGGGGTTGTCGCGGCTGCTGCGGCTTTCCGTGAACCAGGAGTGCTCCTCCGAGGTGTGGTTGGGCACCAGGTCGAGGATAACCTTGAGGCCGCGGCTGTGGGCCTCGGCCAGCAGCCGGTCGAAATCGGCCAGCGTGCCGAACAGCGGGTGGATGTCGCAATAGTCGGCCACGTCGTAGCCGAAATCGTGCATCGGCGACGGGTAGATGGGTGAAATCCAGATGGCGTCGATGTGGAGCGCTTTCAGGTAATCGAGCCGGCCGATGACGCCGTTCAGATCGCCCACGCCGTCGGCGTCGCTATCCTGAAAGGAGCGGGGGTAAATTTGGTAGATGATGCCGGTTTGCCACCAGTTCATAGGGAAGTGTCCTGTGTTCAGTATCCAGTATTCAGTAGGTCAGTAGGTCGCTATCGTGATCGCTATCGCTATCGTAATCGTTCTTCATCGGTCTGTGGTCTGTGGTCTGTAGTCCGTGGTCAGCGATCAGTGGTCAGCGGTCTCCGCTTCACTCGTCACTTGCGGTATGGTAATAGCGTTGCCGTCACGCAGGGCGGCATAGGCCGGCGACATGATCTCGACGCCGGCGGCGGCGAAGTGATCCTGAATATTGCGGTGCAGATCGGAATAGATGAGCGGCAAGTATTGGGGCTGGCGGGTGTGGACGTTTAGCTCATAGCTAACGTGGAAATCGTTCAGCGCGGTTTGCAACACAAACGGCGGCGGTGTCTTCTCGATGTGGGCGGTGTCCAGCGCGGCGGCGATTAACAACTCGTGGATGCGCTGCCAGGCCACGTCGTAGCCGATGGTAATGGTGGTGTGCAAGACGACCCCCTTTTCGGCCGCCATCCGGCTAAAGTTCGTCACCGACGTGCCCAGAACCAGCGCGTTGGGGAACGACACCACTTCGTTTTTGAATGTACGCACGCGGGTTGTTAGAAGATATTTGCCGACCACCTCGCCGATACTGTTTTGAATCTGGACGTAATCGCCCAGACGGAACGCGCCGGTGTAGGTCAGGATGATGCCGGCAATGATATTGGCGATGGCCGACGACGAGGCCAGCGTGAAGAGCAGGGCCAGGAAGGCGCCGATGCCCTGGAACACCGGCAGGTTGCTCAGCGGCAGCGACGTAAAGCCGACGATGACGGCGACGACGATCAGGAAAATGTTGACCATCTTGCCCGTAAAAATCGCCCAGTCCGGCTCGAACGACGGCAGCCGCACAACGCCGCGGCTCACTTCGCGGAACAACAGATTTACCAGCCGCGTGATCAACCAGGTGACGGCTGCCAGAACAAGCAGAAAGGCCACTTCCGGCAAAGCCGCCGTGATCAGATTCCAAAGCCGGGCCAGGGGATTCAGGATCAATTGGATGAGGCTTTGGCCCAGAGGGCGGGTGCGGGGAAAAGAGCGCAAGATAACGGGGATAGCCACCGTGATCAGGAAAATCGACAACGCTATTTTGCCAAAGCGTAACAGGCCGCGCACCAGGCGGCTGAATTGGCCCGACTGGTAGAACTCGGAATGACTTAGCGTCGGCGGCAGACGACCCGACTCGGTGGTGGGGTCGAGCTTATCGACCAGCCAGTCGCCGAAGCGGTTGATCAGCCAGAGCAGGCTGAGCAGCCCCAGCAGAACCAACAAGGCAATCCCCAACCTGGCGCCTAGCGCCGGCGCGCTGACGCCGGCCTGCCCGGCGGCGATGGCCGTCTGGATGATGGCCGCCCACTCCTGAGCCAGTTCCTGCCGGGCGCGTCCTTCGGCCGCGGCGTCGGCATCGCTCACCGAAACCAACACCTTTTCGCCGACCATAATGTCGGTCGCGCCCTCCACGTCGCGCACCGTGACGATGATCTCGCCGCTGAAGGGGTTATTGGCTAACTGGCTGATGTGGTCAGACACCAAAGCGGCCCGCTCCGTGGCCGTGATGGAGCCGACGCGGGTCTTCAGGCGAAACAACTCCTGACCATTGACGATGACCGGCGCGCCCTCCTGGGCCGGAGGCGTGGCGGCCGGTGTGGCGGTGGGTTCCACCTGATAGACGGCCGATGCGGCCACCGGGCTACTCCAGATGAGCAAGAGAAGGGTAACAAGGAGCGGCCATCCGCGTCGGCGGCCGGTGTGCGGGTGTGGGTGCATTGAGTTAGCCTGTTTGTGTCGAGATGGGAGAGATTATCCTCGCCATCGCCTGGCGCGGCAATTTACCGGCCCGCGGGGGCCTCACCCGTTGTTGCGCCGATAGAGGCCAATCCACTGCCCGGCGGCCGAGTCGGCGATGAGCGTCGCCAGCCGTTTGCGGCGCGTCTCCTCGCGCTTGGCGCTGGTGACCCAGTGCGATGCCCCGCGACGGTAGTGGGGCGGCTGCACTTCCCAGTAGGCCCAGGCCGTGGCGTTGGCGCGGAACTCGGCCTCGTAGGTGGTGTCGAAGGCGGCCGACTGGCGCTCATAGGAATATTGCTCGTCCCGGCCGGCGTCACGGGCTTCGAAGGCGGCCAGCCCCGCCGGTTGCATTAGCCCCTGTTCGATCAATTCCTGCGCCCGGCGGATATTGACGGCACTCCAATGGCTGCCCTTGCGGCGCGGCGTGAAGCGGTTGGCATAGCTGATGTCATCGAGGCTTTTGCGGATGCCGTCGATCCAGCCGTAGCACAAGGCCTGATCGACCGCCTCCGGCCAGCTCATACTGGGCCGGCCGCTGCTCTTCTTGTAGTAGCCGGCCCATAGTTCGTCGGCCGTGGCGTGATTGGCCGCCAGCCAGGCGCGGAACTCGGCCGGGGTGGCGAAGATTATCACGTTGGTGGGTTCCTTGCTGGACATAGTCAGGGATGGTAATCGCCGCGGATGGGGTTGTCAATTTCTTTCTCTCTGCGCCCTCCGCGTCTTACCTCCGCGTGCTCCGCGTTCCTCTCCTCTTCATCCCCGATTTGCCCATTCCGCCGCCATCCACCTATACTTATGCCCGTGAACCGAACCTGCCGTACCGCTCGCTTAGCCGGGAGAAGCGCGTCATGCCCCTAGACGATGACGCCGCCCCCCGCCCCCTGGCTGCCCCCTTTGCCGCCATCTTCGGCGACCGGGCCACGGCCGACTGGGCCTTCGACCGCTTTGCCCGGACCATCGAGCGGCTGGGCGGCGGGCCGAATGACCCGCGCTTTGCCCTGACGCTGCCCCACGGCCGGACGATGCTGCGGCTGAATCTGGGCAACTGGGCGGTGCTGGACGTGTCCGCCCGCGCCGGTGTGCTGCATCTGACGGCGCTCATCGAGCCGATGGTGGGCGCTTTCTCGTTCCCGCGCAGCGAACCGTACGCCCGCAGCGACGACAGCATGGCCGTTTTCAGTGTGCCGCTGGACACGGCGAGGGCCTGGCCGGAGGAGCTGCGCCGCGTCTACGAGGAAAGCATGATCGTGCTCGCCGAGCGCTTCGGCCGCTACCAGTCGTCGCCCAGCCGGCGCTTCCATCAGGCCGAACTATTCCGGGCGCTTTTCGACACGGCCGAGCGGGAGCGCTTGTTGACCGATGGCCTACCGCCGGCGAGCGTCGCCGGCGAGGGCCGCGCCGGCCGAGAGCGATCTGCCCCCGCCGCCCGCGCCCTCCGCGAGACCCGGCCCCAATGGGGCGCGAGTCAACAAGCCATGCCGGAGCCTTATCCACGGGCCAACTTTCTCGCTGACACCTATCTGACCGAAGAGACTGCCGACGAACTCCACGACCTGCTGCGGGAAAAGCGGCAGATCATCCTCTATGGCCCGCCGGGCACGGGCAAGACCCACGTGGCCCGTCGCCTGGGCCGTTGGCTGACCGGGCTGGCCGACCCGCCGCCGGAACGGCTGACGATCATCCAGTTCCACCCGGCCTACAGCTATGAGGAGTTTATCGAGGGCATCCGGCCGGAGAGCCGCGAGCGCGGCGGCCGATTCCACGTCGACTACCCCGCCCGGCCCGGCGTCTTCGTTCGCTTCTGCCGCCAGGCGGCGCATATCGATGGGCCATGTGTCTTCATCATTGACGAGATCAATCGCGGCAACATCGCCCGTATCTTCGGCGAGTTGACGCTGTTGCTGGAGTACCGCGACGAAGCGATCCCCTTGCCCTACTCCGGCGAGCGCTTTCGCATCCCGCCCAACGTTCACCTCATCGGCACGATGAACACCGCCGACCGCTCCATCGCCCTGGTCGATTTTGCCCTGCGCCGCCGCTTCCACTTCTTCCACTTTGCCGCCGACCCCGATCTGTTCGACCGCTGGCTGGCCCGGCAGCCGTCCGCGCTGCCCTATCTCGGCGCGCTCTACCGCCGGCTGGCGGCCGAGGCCATCGACGACCCCAACTTCGCCATCGGCCCCAGCGCCTTCATGCGCGAACTGGATGAGACCGGGTTGGCCCGCCTGTGGCGGCGCACGATCATGCCCTATCTGGAAGAATACTATATCGACCAGCCGGCCAGGGCGCGGTTGTGGGCTTGGGAGGGGGATGTGGTTAGAAGCTTGCGAGGGTCATAAAGAGGCGTGGTGTACAGGCCGTATCGGCCCAAGACGTGGGAAATCTCGGCTTGACGGACGAGCAGCAACTGGCATACTCTCAGGCGCTCAATATGGTTCTCTTCACCCATGACGAGGATTTCCTCATGGTATCCGTTCGTATGCCGCTCTTCGCCCACGCTCCTACCGGTTTACTGCCCTGTCTTTCGACGAACACACATCTATTGACATTTACCTGCGACCGATCTACGATGTAAGTAATTCTGACGGTGTTGGGTTTATCCAACGTCAGATGATCAGGAAATCTAGAGCCATCCATACAACCAAACGAGGCGAATTGCAATTGTTCTTACCTCGCCTGCCGGGCAGTCACCTGGCCGCGCGGGCTGGGGTTTATCTGGCGTCGTGTGTCCCCAAAGCCACTGCCTTTAGGGACAAGGAGGAGCAATATGGCAATGAGTGGGCAAGAAGCGCTCCTTCAAGCTGATTAAGCGTCCGCGAGCGACCCGCCTTGCCCGGCCCACAAAATTCCACAATTCTCTTGGTTTTTGTGTCACTCCTGAGACAGGAAGGAGGTGTAACGTGACACAGAAGCGGTTTTTCTATGTACTGTTGGTAACGGTGTTGGGTCTGTTCCTGGCTGCCACGGTCGTCGCCGCCCAAGGGGATACCGCGGTGGAGAAGATCGAAACGGCTATGCTCGTCCTCGGGCAACCCTATGTACCCGATGGGCCGGCCAAGGATGGTGTGACGGTCAACAGAATGAAGGAAGGCGGCATCATGCCGGCCACCCCGACCGAGAAAATCGGGCTGTCCCCGACGATCACCCCTTCTAAAGTTCTCTACAAGGTCCGCGAGACGTTCGAAGGGGTATGGCCAACCGGCTTGTGGTATACCTATGACAACAACGGCGCCACCGGCGGCCAGGTTTGTTGGGATGACGACGACTGGATCCATTACAAAGGTTTCTGGAGCGGTTCTTCGGCCAACGGTTGCGCCGACGGCATTGACCCGTGGACAGAATACTATCCCGATAACATGGATTCGTGGATGGTCAACGGTCCGTTCAGCACCGTGGGGGCCAAGAACG is drawn from Candidatus Promineifilum breve and contains these coding sequences:
- a CDS encoding alpha-amylase family glycosyl hydrolase, whose protein sequence is MNWWQTGIIYQIYPRSFQDSDADGVGDLNGVIGRLDYLKALHIDAIWISPIYPSPMHDFGYDVADYCDIHPLFGTLADFDRLLAEAHSRGLKVILDLVPNHTSEEHSWFTESRSSRDNPKRDYYLWRDPAPGDGPPETRLPNNWQTHFGGDAWTYDAATGQFYMHQFHRSQPELNYRHPEVLPAMLDNMRFWLDRGVDGFRVDVIWLMLKDEQFRDEPANPHAAADARPFDRIQHIYTAGVEGIHDLIRQMRAVLDEYDERMMVGEIYLPVEQLVTYYGDGDECHMPFNFQLINLPWNARVIGDYIRQYEGALPTGGWPNWVLGNHDQHRIATRVRKETEFPGRNSVSGDPARLAQMLLLTLRGTPTCYYGDEIGMEDVPIPLEQCMDPAALQQPELFEVWGRDPERTPMQWDASPNAGFTAPEATPWLPLAADYRARNVAAQADDPASMLNFFRALTELRRAEPALNRGDYHDVDFGIDDVLAYWRTTPGSDWYLVVLNLGGASHLIDLARLGIAEAQMMLSTDPARVTPGIATAFSLAANEGVILRLPGSSDTDTQDGYP
- a CDS encoding McrB family protein, whose translation is MPLDDDAAPRPLAAPFAAIFGDRATADWAFDRFARTIERLGGGPNDPRFALTLPHGRTMLRLNLGNWAVLDVSARAGVLHLTALIEPMVGAFSFPRSEPYARSDDSMAVFSVPLDTARAWPEELRRVYEESMIVLAERFGRYQSSPSRRFHQAELFRALFDTAERERLLTDGLPPASVAGEGRAGRERSAPAARALRETRPQWGASQQAMPEPYPRANFLADTYLTEETADELHDLLREKRQIILYGPPGTGKTHVARRLGRWLTGLADPPPERLTIIQFHPAYSYEEFIEGIRPESRERGGRFHVDYPARPGVFVRFCRQAAHIDGPCVFIIDEINRGNIARIFGELTLLLEYRDEAIPLPYSGERFRIPPNVHLIGTMNTADRSIALVDFALRRRFHFFHFAADPDLFDRWLARQPSALPYLGALYRRLAAEAIDDPNFAIGPSAFMRELDETGLARLWRRTIMPYLEEYYIDQPARARLWAWEGDVVRSLRGS
- a CDS encoding mechanosensitive ion channel family protein; amino-acid sequence: MAASAVYQVEPTATPAATPPAQEGAPVIVNGQELFRLKTRVGSITATERAALVSDHISQLANNPFSGEIIVTVRDVEGATDIMVGEKVLVSVSDADAAAEGRARQELAQEWAAIIQTAIAAGQAGVSAPALGARLGIALLVLLGLLSLLWLINRFGDWLVDKLDPTTESGRLPPTLSHSEFYQSGQFSRLVRGLLRFGKIALSIFLITVAIPVILRSFPRTRPLGQSLIQLILNPLARLWNLITAALPEVAFLLVLAAVTWLITRLVNLLFREVSRGVVRLPSFEPDWAIFTGKMVNIFLIVVAVIVGFTSLPLSNLPVFQGIGAFLALLFTLASSSAIANIIAGIILTYTGAFRLGDYVQIQNSIGEVVGKYLLTTRVRTFKNEVVSFPNALVLGTSVTNFSRMAAEKGVVLHTTITIGYDVAWQRIHELLIAAALDTAHIEKTPPPFVLQTALNDFHVSYELNVHTRQPQYLPLIYSDLHRNIQDHFAAAGVEIMSPAYAALRDGNAITIPQVTSEAETADH
- a CDS encoding YdeI/OmpD-associated family protein; protein product: MSSKEPTNVIIFATPAEFRAWLAANHATADELWAGYYKKSSGRPSMSWPEAVDQALCYGWIDGIRKSLDDISYANRFTPRRKGSHWSAVNIRRAQELIEQGLMQPAGLAAFEARDAGRDEQYSYERQSAAFDTTYEAEFRANATAWAYWEVQPPHYRRGASHWVTSAKREETRRKRLATLIADSAAGQWIGLYRRNNG